A DNA window from bacterium contains the following coding sequences:
- a CDS encoding glutathione S-transferase family protein: MIDLYTAPTPNGWKASITLEELDLPYEVCAIDLSSNEQKTPEFLAINPNGRIPAIVDRDSGDFAVFESGAIMLYLCEKEGSGRLLPKDPKGRSQVIQWLMFQMGGVGPMQGQANVFFRYFPEKIQPAIDRYQNETKRLYSVLDARLARSEYLAGEYSLADIANYSWVRIHGWSGVDIADLPHLQRWLDAVSSRPAVERGVNVPKMPEQAEATEEKLKAAGAKMIQK, encoded by the coding sequence ATGATCGACCTGTACACCGCGCCGACTCCCAACGGATGGAAGGCCTCGATCACGCTCGAAGAACTCGATCTTCCCTATGAGGTCTGTGCGATCGACCTCTCGAGCAACGAACAGAAGACACCCGAGTTTCTGGCGATCAACCCCAACGGGCGAATCCCTGCGATCGTCGACCGCGACTCCGGAGATTTCGCCGTTTTCGAGTCGGGCGCGATCATGCTCTACCTGTGTGAGAAGGAAGGCTCCGGTCGCTTGCTTCCGAAGGACCCGAAGGGGCGCTCACAGGTCATCCAGTGGCTGATGTTCCAGATGGGCGGTGTCGGACCCATGCAGGGACAGGCGAATGTCTTCTTCCGCTACTTCCCCGAGAAGATCCAACCTGCGATCGATCGCTACCAGAACGAAACCAAGCGCCTCTACAGCGTGCTCGATGCTCGTCTTGCCCGTTCCGAATACCTGGCGGGTGAATACAGCCTGGCCGACATCGCGAACTATTCCTGGGTGCGCATCCACGGCTGGTCGGGTGTCGACATCGCCGATCTGCCCCATCTGCAGCGCTGGCTCGATGCGGTTTCGAGTCGACCCGCAGTCGAGCGCGGGGTGAACGTGCCCAAGATGCCGGAGCAGGCCGAAGCAACGGAAGAGAAGCTGAAGGCGGCCGGCGCGAAGATGATCCAGAAATAG
- a CDS encoding enoyl-CoA hydratase/isomerase family protein, with protein MSRRYLEVNRRGNVLDVCISNPPTHTLTAGGVAELSQLLDEVEEDPGIRVLVFTGGGEGVFIAHYEVNELADSADRSPEQMGESDDHPEQLHAMHRVCLRLEALPVITVAAVNGNAAGGGCELSLACDFRLMADGPFVFGLPETSVGIIPGAGGTQRYARLLGTARALDLILHARLLNPLEALELGLLHRLFPVESFNDEVRDFADDLVSRAPIALAAAKEAIRRGAEELLEDGLQIEQSCFNRTMRSRDAAGAMRAWLEGKTYEWKGE; from the coding sequence ATGAGCCGGCGATACCTGGAAGTGAATAGGCGGGGAAACGTTCTGGACGTGTGCATTTCGAATCCGCCGACCCACACGCTTACTGCGGGCGGTGTTGCGGAACTGAGTCAGTTGCTCGATGAAGTCGAGGAGGACCCGGGCATTCGCGTTCTGGTTTTCACCGGAGGTGGCGAGGGCGTGTTCATCGCGCACTACGAGGTCAATGAACTCGCCGACTCGGCCGACCGCAGTCCTGAACAGATGGGAGAATCCGACGATCACCCGGAGCAGCTTCACGCGATGCACCGGGTCTGTCTGCGTCTGGAGGCGCTGCCTGTCATCACCGTCGCCGCCGTGAACGGAAACGCCGCCGGAGGGGGCTGTGAGCTGTCACTTGCCTGCGACTTTCGATTGATGGCCGACGGTCCTTTCGTTTTTGGTCTGCCGGAGACCAGTGTGGGAATCATTCCAGGGGCCGGGGGTACGCAACGCTATGCGCGCCTGCTGGGAACGGCGCGCGCTCTCGATTTGATCCTGCACGCGCGCCTGCTCAATCCCCTTGAAGCGCTCGAACTCGGACTTCTGCACAGGCTCTTCCCGGTCGAATCGTTCAACGATGAAGTTCGGGATTTCGCCGACGATCTGGTGAGCCGGGCGCCGATCGCTCTGGCTGCAGCCAAAGAGGCGATCCGCCGCGGCGCGGAAGAACTTCTGGAAGACGGACTCCAGATCGAGCAGTCGTGCTTCAACCGCACGATGCGTTCGCGCGACGCCGCCGGGGCGATGCGCGCCTGGCTCGAAGGCAAGACCTACGAATGGAAGGGGGAATAG
- a CDS encoding NAD(P)-dependent oxidoreductase, translating to MKLGILHPGAMGSTVAASAACNLSHVLFASEGRSSATIERAEQVDLEDVGSLSNLVERSQILVSVCPPASAMELANRVASLGFRGIYVDANALSPATARKLEQVFAGQADFVDGALIGPPAHRPNTTRLHLSGARSEEVARCFAEGPLEACVIDGPVGAASALKMVFAAYTKGSAALLAAIHAVARVEGVDAELIREWQQSIPDLPGRLKVGSASIAPKAWRFVGEMHEIAATFEAAGLPPGFFEAAAEVYERLAEFKNVDPSPGPDEVAERLRRGR from the coding sequence GTGAAACTCGGAATTCTGCATCCCGGCGCCATGGGTTCGACCGTTGCGGCTTCCGCGGCCTGCAATCTGTCGCACGTGTTATTCGCTTCCGAGGGGCGGAGCTCCGCTACCATCGAACGCGCTGAGCAGGTCGATCTGGAAGATGTGGGAAGCCTCTCGAATCTGGTCGAGCGCAGCCAGATCCTGGTCAGCGTCTGTCCACCGGCCAGTGCAATGGAGCTGGCAAACCGGGTTGCGTCCCTGGGCTTTCGCGGCATCTACGTCGATGCGAATGCGCTGAGCCCTGCCACTGCCCGGAAACTCGAGCAGGTGTTCGCCGGTCAGGCGGACTTCGTCGATGGTGCTCTGATCGGCCCACCGGCGCATCGCCCGAATACGACCCGACTGCACCTTTCCGGAGCCCGTTCCGAAGAGGTGGCGCGTTGCTTTGCAGAGGGTCCTCTGGAAGCATGCGTGATCGACGGGCCCGTCGGCGCTGCGTCAGCCCTGAAGATGGTCTTCGCCGCCTACACGAAGGGCAGCGCAGCTCTGCTCGCGGCGATTCACGCGGTTGCCCGCGTCGAGGGTGTCGATGCCGAACTCATCCGGGAATGGCAGCAGTCGATCCCGGACCTTCCCGGTCGACTGAAGGTCGGCTCCGCGAGCATCGCACCCAAGGCCTGGCGATTCGTGGGCGAGATGCACGAGATTGCGGCCACCTTCGAGGCCGCGGGGCTTCCTCCCGGTTTCTTCGAGGCGGCTGCAGAAGTCTACGAGCGCCTCGCCGAGTTCAAGAACGTCGATCCGTCTCCTGGGCCCGACGAGGTCGCGGAGCGTCTGCGCAGGGGGCGTTGA
- a CDS encoding sodium:proton antiporter: MDLFEILGALTTLAALFSWVNFRFIGLPTAIGLMLIALVFSLVLIALGRMGFGIENEARAILKAMPLDQALMHGMLGALLFAGSLHVNLNELATQGRVIGTLATIGVVTSTLIIGIGASSIGGWLGIDIPFMYWLLFGSLVSPTDPIAVLAALKRVHVPKTLEVKIAGESLFNDGFAVVLFLVLLAAATGADSGETISSGEVVRLLLQEAIGGVLFGLVIGWVAYLMLRSIDDYQIEILITLAVVTGGYALAHALHTSGPLAMVVAGLLIGNHGRSFAMSDRTRERLDDFWELIDELLNALLFMWVGFEVLIMSFEPTRLTLGLLCIPLMLLARWLSVRIPVLVLSRSRTFSPHATAMLTWGGLRGGISVALALSLPESEARPFLVVATYILVTFSVLVQGLTLETVAKRFYGTED; encoded by the coding sequence ATGGATCTCTTCGAAATTCTCGGTGCACTGACCACCCTCGCCGCATTGTTCAGTTGGGTCAATTTCCGTTTCATCGGGTTGCCGACGGCGATCGGCTTGATGCTGATTGCCCTGGTCTTTTCGTTAGTGCTGATCGCGCTGGGTCGCATGGGTTTCGGAATCGAAAACGAGGCGCGGGCGATTCTGAAGGCGATGCCTCTGGACCAGGCGCTCATGCACGGAATGCTCGGAGCATTGCTATTTGCGGGTTCGTTGCATGTGAACCTGAACGAACTCGCTACCCAGGGTCGCGTGATCGGAACCCTGGCCACAATTGGCGTGGTGACCTCGACTCTGATCATCGGAATCGGCGCCAGTAGCATCGGCGGCTGGCTCGGGATCGACATCCCCTTCATGTACTGGTTGCTCTTTGGCAGTCTGGTTTCTCCAACGGACCCGATCGCGGTGCTGGCCGCACTCAAACGCGTGCACGTGCCCAAGACGCTCGAGGTCAAGATCGCGGGCGAGTCACTTTTCAATGACGGGTTTGCCGTCGTGCTTTTCCTGGTCCTTCTAGCTGCGGCCACAGGCGCCGACAGTGGAGAAACGATCAGTTCAGGCGAAGTCGTGAGGCTCCTTCTGCAAGAGGCGATCGGCGGGGTTCTGTTCGGCCTTGTCATTGGCTGGGTCGCCTATCTGATGCTCCGCAGCATCGACGACTATCAGATCGAGATCCTCATCACACTCGCCGTGGTGACGGGCGGCTACGCACTCGCGCACGCTTTGCACACATCGGGTCCTCTCGCGATGGTGGTCGCGGGCCTGCTCATTGGCAACCACGGGCGATCGTTTGCGATGTCGGATCGGACCCGAGAACGACTGGACGACTTCTGGGAACTGATCGACGAACTCCTGAACGCTTTGCTGTTCATGTGGGTGGGATTCGAAGTGCTCATCATGAGCTTTGAGCCCACTCGACTCACCTTGGGACTGCTGTGTATTCCTCTGATGCTGCTCGCGCGCTGGCTCAGTGTGCGAATTCCGGTTCTGGTATTGTCGCGCTCGCGTACCTTCAGTCCGCACGCGACTGCGATGTTGACCTGGGGTGGTCTGCGCGGTGGGATCTCGGTCGCGCTTGCGCTATCGCTTCCTGAAAGCGAGGCGCGTCCCTTCCTCGTCGTGGCGACCTACATACTGGTCACGTTCTCGGTACTCGTCCAGGGACTGACGCTCGAGACCGTAGCCAAGCGTTTCTACGGCACGGAAGACTGA
- a CDS encoding alpha/beta hydrolase, translated as MISLLFLGVSLVGAAFSASSLIQVRRLWYFTFPYFMGAWLTSELALHHIAWQAAATIGFVAFGALEQWQGVLGLVITFASWGALLIAHRRAGHAGPILSQVLDDPEFQPLPKIPVSRLTNPFSMKLPGVEHVRDIAYCDVQADDKGRRNLLDVIKPAAPGENRPVLLHIHGGGWVIGEKEQQGQPLMNYMASRGWVCVASNYRLSPKATFPAHIIDVKRAIAWIQANIREHGGDPSFICIAGGSAGGHLSSLAALTPNDPAFQPGFEDVDTKIAAAVPFYGVYDFLDRHEIRGSMSMKPMLERMVLKCSPEESRDVWENASPIARVSDQAPSFFVIHGTHDSLVFIEEARVFVDALREKSKNPVHYAEIPGAQHAFEIFNSRRSERTVEAVGGFLERVYRER; from the coding sequence ATGATCTCCCTGCTCTTTCTCGGCGTAAGCCTGGTGGGCGCCGCGTTCAGTGCGAGTTCACTGATTCAGGTAAGACGGCTCTGGTATTTCACCTTTCCCTATTTCATGGGAGCGTGGCTCACCAGCGAATTGGCTCTGCACCATATCGCCTGGCAGGCTGCGGCGACGATTGGCTTTGTGGCTTTCGGAGCGCTGGAGCAGTGGCAGGGTGTCCTGGGGCTGGTGATCACATTCGCGTCCTGGGGAGCTTTGCTGATTGCGCATCGCCGCGCGGGTCATGCTGGGCCCATTCTCAGCCAGGTACTCGACGATCCCGAGTTCCAGCCGCTACCCAAGATTCCCGTATCGCGTCTGACCAACCCGTTCAGCATGAAGCTTCCGGGTGTCGAGCACGTGCGCGACATCGCTTATTGCGATGTGCAGGCGGACGATAAAGGTCGGCGAAATCTGCTCGACGTGATCAAGCCAGCTGCGCCGGGTGAGAACCGTCCGGTGCTGCTGCACATCCACGGTGGCGGCTGGGTGATCGGTGAGAAGGAGCAGCAGGGCCAGCCGCTCATGAACTACATGGCCTCGCGGGGTTGGGTCTGCGTGGCGTCGAACTATCGACTCAGCCCCAAGGCGACCTTCCCTGCGCACATCATCGACGTGAAGCGCGCCATCGCCTGGATCCAGGCCAACATCCGCGAGCACGGTGGCGATCCGAGTTTCATCTGCATTGCCGGTGGCTCAGCCGGTGGGCATCTTTCATCGCTTGCGGCACTGACGCCCAACGATCCGGCGTTTCAGCCGGGCTTCGAAGACGTCGATACGAAGATCGCTGCAGCGGTTCCGTTCTACGGTGTCTACGATTTTCTGGATCGCCACGAAATCCGCGGCAGCATGTCGATGAAGCCGATGCTCGAGCGCATGGTTCTCAAGTGTTCGCCGGAGGAGAGCCGAGATGTCTGGGAGAATGCCTCGCCGATTGCGCGCGTATCGGATCAGGCCCCGTCATTCTTCGTCATCCACGGCACGCACGACTCGCTCGTGTTCATCGAAGAAGCCCGAGTATTCGTCGACGCCTTGCGGGAAAAGTCGAAGAACCCGGTGCACTACGCCGAGATCCCCGGCGCCCAGCACGCCTTCGAGATCTTCAACTCGAGGCGAAGCGAACGCACGGTAGAGGCCGTTGGCGGGTTTCTCGAGCGGGTCTACAGGGAGAGGTAG
- a CDS encoding mechanosensitive ion channel: MSLSNLLDADFVSRIIEVFWTLLPLIITSSLVLVILALTNYLLFRRETSLEATSRITKQLLMVALTATGAIAVVLSLPVGETMRGQLLSLLGIVLSAAIALSSTTLIGNAMAGLMLRAVGNFRPGDFVEVADRLGRVTERGLLHIELQTEDRDLVTLPNLFLVSNPMKVVRSSGTIISATLSLGYDIPHDRVEERLIEAAHAAELQDPYVQLLELGDFSISYRVCGFLSEVKQLLSARTRLRTAILDSLHADGIEIVSPAFVNQRLLDRNQQVIAEPDETAPLKSRTAKPAPEEIVFDKAEAAAAQNDLLEERQELKRKCAELDVELEAAPEGPERGAIKSRRDTARDRIEAIEKALAESDPKLDERARDQSSVP, encoded by the coding sequence ATGTCCCTGAGCAATCTCCTCGACGCTGACTTCGTTTCCAGAATCATCGAGGTGTTCTGGACGCTTCTGCCACTGATCATCACTTCGAGCCTGGTCTTGGTGATTCTGGCCCTGACGAACTACCTCCTTTTCAGGCGCGAGACTTCACTCGAAGCGACGAGTCGCATAACGAAGCAGTTGTTGATGGTCGCGCTGACTGCAACTGGGGCGATCGCCGTGGTACTGAGCCTGCCTGTAGGTGAGACGATGCGCGGACAGCTGCTGAGCCTCCTGGGAATCGTGTTATCGGCGGCCATCGCACTCTCATCGACGACCTTGATCGGAAACGCAATGGCAGGCCTCATGCTGCGGGCCGTGGGCAACTTCCGACCGGGCGACTTCGTTGAGGTGGCCGATCGACTCGGTCGTGTTACGGAACGCGGATTGCTACATATCGAACTGCAGACCGAGGATCGCGATCTGGTCACGTTGCCCAATCTCTTTCTGGTTTCGAACCCGATGAAGGTCGTTCGTTCTTCGGGCACGATCATCTCCGCAACACTTTCGCTGGGCTATGACATCCCCCACGATCGGGTCGAGGAGCGGCTGATCGAAGCAGCGCACGCCGCCGAGCTTCAAGACCCCTATGTGCAACTACTGGAACTCGGGGATTTCTCGATCTCTTATCGCGTGTGCGGATTTCTCTCCGAGGTCAAGCAATTGTTGAGCGCGCGCACTCGTTTGCGAACGGCAATCCTCGACTCCCTGCACGCAGATGGCATCGAGATCGTATCCCCGGCCTTCGTCAACCAGCGCCTCCTCGATCGCAACCAGCAGGTGATCGCAGAACCGGATGAGACGGCACCCCTCAAATCGAGGACGGCGAAGCCGGCGCCGGAGGAAATCGTTTTCGACAAAGCGGAAGCGGCCGCCGCACAAAACGATCTGCTCGAAGAGCGTCAGGAACTGAAGCGCAAGTGTGCAGAGTTGGACGTGGAACTCGAGGCCGCACCCGAGGGTCCAGAGCGCGGGGCAATCAAGTCACGACGCGACACTGCGCGAGACCGGATCGAGGCGATCGAGAAAGCCCTCGCCGAAAGCGATCCGAAACTGGACGAACGCGCGCGAGATCAGTCTTCCGTGCCGTAG
- a CDS encoding MFS transporter yields the protein MPESAHPTRVVLRIPAVRHYLVSRFFSSLGRSLLHATIAWHIWKVTDSYFWLGVIGFVEFLPVIPVSLYAGAVADTHDRRNIVLATQGVSLLGSLALALGTGAFGFERELILVAAFVLAMSSCFENPAGASILPNLVPRALFPAATVVNANFRNIANVSGPVLMGIVSGSLGISAAYATTVTCLAISLLALRRVTLPPVPGAEERDVSFKAIREGITFVRAQPAILGSMTLDMFAVIFAGATALLPVYADQILGVGEFGYGLLSASMQIGTVSMAALLLMIPAIERPGRALLISVLFFGLATIIFGLSRSFPLSVAAFVLAGMADQVSMVTRTIILQLSTPDSLRGRVNSVNMIFIGASNELGAAESGFLAALTSATFSVVAGGFACLGILGIVSVYMPELRHYTISGAIPDPDQRK from the coding sequence GTGCCTGAGTCTGCGCACCCCACCCGGGTAGTGCTGCGCATTCCCGCGGTGCGTCATTACCTGGTATCCCGGTTCTTCTCCAGCCTGGGCCGTTCTCTGCTGCACGCAACGATCGCGTGGCACATCTGGAAGGTAACCGACTCCTACTTCTGGTTGGGTGTAATCGGTTTTGTCGAGTTTCTTCCGGTGATTCCGGTTTCGCTGTACGCGGGCGCGGTCGCAGATACTCACGATCGGCGGAACATCGTCCTGGCGACTCAGGGGGTCTCTCTCTTGGGTTCACTCGCTCTAGCGCTCGGAACCGGTGCCTTCGGTTTCGAGCGAGAGCTGATACTGGTCGCGGCCTTCGTGCTGGCCATGTCGAGTTGTTTCGAGAATCCCGCGGGCGCCTCGATCCTGCCGAATCTGGTGCCTCGCGCGCTATTCCCTGCCGCGACCGTAGTGAACGCGAACTTTCGCAACATCGCCAATGTGAGCGGACCCGTACTGATGGGCATCGTGAGCGGGAGCCTGGGTATTTCGGCAGCCTACGCGACCACAGTTACTTGCCTGGCGATATCCCTCCTGGCTCTACGGCGCGTGACTCTGCCACCTGTTCCGGGCGCAGAAGAACGCGACGTATCCTTCAAGGCCATCCGCGAGGGAATCACCTTCGTGCGCGCGCAACCGGCAATCCTGGGCTCGATGACACTCGACATGTTCGCCGTCATCTTCGCGGGCGCAACGGCCCTCTTGCCGGTGTACGCCGACCAGATCCTGGGCGTCGGTGAGTTCGGCTACGGCCTGCTCAGCGCTTCGATGCAGATTGGAACGGTCTCGATGGCCGCCCTTCTGCTGATGATCCCAGCGATCGAACGACCCGGACGCGCACTTCTGATCTCGGTGCTCTTCTTCGGACTCGCGACGATCATCTTCGGCCTCTCGCGCTCATTCCCGCTCTCGGTTGCAGCCTTTGTGCTCGCGGGCATGGCCGATCAGGTGAGCATGGTGACTCGCACGATCATTCTGCAGCTCTCCACACCCGACAGTCTGCGCGGGCGGGTGAACTCGGTGAACATGATTTTCATCGGTGCGAGCAACGAACTCGGAGCGGCCGAATCCGGGTTCCTGGCTGCGTTGACCAGCGCGACATTCTCGGTCGTGGCGGGCGGCTTCGCCTGCCTGGGCATCCTGGGTATCGTGAGCGTGTACATGCCCGAACTACGGCACTACACGATCAGCGGAGCCATCCCGGACCCGGATCAGCGCAAGTAG
- a CDS encoding outer membrane lipoprotein-sorting protein, whose product MKNALGLLVVLLMLGPVPAGAEETLHNEADCLARNLPQPSTIRGLRVSSRDRTGAQRETIVMAYGRRNEAGQRELLLKFIEPEDVKGSSFLMLERDGENEMYFRTEDGAKSKRISGSARSLALLGSDFTYEDLELLVGMKRPEEVKRLEDSEYRHRPVFVIETRSDDSNYDRVITSIDKERCVIVKSEIYETGKGLRKELTLNPSRVVKKGGAWIPQVTLMTDLRDGTSTMILVDSSQQDPVLSDSLFRVQAPVAAGP is encoded by the coding sequence ATGAAAAACGCGTTAGGCCTCCTCGTCGTCTTGCTGATGCTCGGACCCGTCCCCGCGGGTGCGGAAGAGACTCTACACAACGAAGCCGATTGCCTGGCTCGGAATCTGCCCCAACCCAGTACGATTCGCGGGCTGCGGGTCAGCTCCCGGGATCGAACGGGCGCGCAGCGCGAGACGATCGTGATGGCCTACGGCCGGCGAAACGAAGCCGGACAGCGCGAACTCCTGTTGAAGTTCATCGAACCGGAAGACGTGAAGGGCAGTTCGTTCCTGATGCTCGAAAGGGACGGCGAGAACGAGATGTACTTCCGCACCGAAGATGGCGCAAAAAGCAAACGGATCAGCGGCAGTGCTCGCTCGCTGGCACTTCTGGGATCGGACTTCACGTACGAGGATCTCGAACTTCTGGTCGGCATGAAACGGCCCGAAGAGGTCAAGCGTCTCGAAGACAGTGAATACCGTCACCGACCCGTGTTCGTCATCGAAACTCGCAGCGATGATTCCAACTACGATCGCGTGATCACATCGATCGACAAGGAACGCTGCGTAATCGTGAAGTCAGAGATCTATGAGACGGGCAAGGGGCTGCGCAAGGAATTGACGCTGAACCCGTCGCGTGTCGTCAAGAAGGGCGGTGCGTGGATCCCGCAGGTCACCCTCATGACCGATCTCAGGGACGGCACCTCGACCATGATCCTGGTCGACAGTTCGCAACAGGATCCGGTGCTGAGCGATTCATTGTTTCGCGTCCAGGCCCCGGTCGCCGCCGGCCCCTGA
- a CDS encoding enoyl-CoA hydratase gives MSDRRRIETNTDHLHAHVEDRVAVLTMNRPERRNALSGEMLSGLAIALREAEVSSDVGCVVLTGAGGGFCSGGDVKGMNEQYSGSGGTGRRIGIDESIHLQRLQQRETSGRIYEMPKPVIASLPGAAAGAGFGLALACDLRIASEKAILTTAFAKVGFSGDYGGTFFLTRLVGPSRAQELYYLSERIDAKEAERLGLVNRVVPESALEEKTLELARQLAHGPAIAYRYMKENIQRAAGGAEMGECLDLEATHHQHTGRTEDHKNAVRAFVEKRTPKFEGR, from the coding sequence ATGAGTGATCGCCGTCGTATCGAGACGAATACCGACCATCTGCACGCGCACGTAGAAGACCGTGTAGCCGTGCTGACCATGAACCGTCCGGAACGCCGCAACGCACTCTCCGGCGAGATGCTCAGCGGACTGGCCATCGCACTCAGGGAGGCGGAGGTCTCCAGTGACGTCGGATGCGTAGTGCTGACCGGCGCCGGGGGCGGGTTCTGCTCCGGCGGGGACGTCAAGGGCATGAACGAACAGTACAGTGGTTCGGGCGGCACGGGCCGGCGGATCGGTATCGACGAGTCGATCCATCTACAGCGCCTGCAGCAGCGCGAGACGTCGGGGCGCATCTACGAGATGCCCAAACCCGTGATCGCCTCTCTACCCGGTGCCGCAGCGGGTGCCGGTTTCGGACTCGCACTGGCGTGTGATCTGAGGATTGCTTCGGAGAAGGCCATCCTGACTACGGCGTTTGCCAAGGTCGGATTCAGCGGCGACTACGGCGGCACCTTCTTTCTGACGCGGCTGGTCGGTCCGTCTCGCGCGCAGGAGCTCTACTACCTGTCGGAGCGCATCGATGCGAAGGAGGCAGAACGCCTGGGTCTGGTGAATCGCGTGGTACCCGAATCTGCCCTCGAGGAGAAGACGCTCGAACTCGCGCGCCAGCTGGCTCACGGCCCGGCCATCGCCTACCGCTACATGAAGGAGAACATCCAACGCGCAGCGGGAGGTGCCGAGATGGGTGAGTGTCTCGATCTCGAAGCAACCCATCACCAGCACACCGGGCGCACCGAAGATCACAAGAACGCCGTACGGGCATTCGTCGAAAAGCGCACGCCCAAGTTCGAAGGGCGTTAG
- a CDS encoding carboxylesterase/lipase family protein, protein MTTIARTAQGRVEGRQKNDVLLFAGIPYAAPPVGPLRFRAAQSHEPWSETRPSKRFGPASPQNPGTGLTGVANTRWDEDCLTLNISTPALDDARRPVLVWIHGGGYRTGQGAIPWYDGSKFARNSDIVVISINYRLGALGFAHLARFGDEFASSGANGTLDQIFALEWVRDNIASFGGDPENVTIAGESAGGFSIGTLLGNQRATGLFKRAIAQSGAAHHTLPVSASEKVTDLFCDLLSIRSAADLKRLTVPEILDAQAKIDKEMNEGIGRTNALGVAVAPLYPTVDGRVIDRDPLEAIRSGLNSEVPVLIGTNSDEATLFGFGELDETKLSRMVAGLGGSDELLDAYRQSRPGASGGELAVAVSSDHMFRIPAIRLAEARFPQSSTTHMYLFDWKSRGFGGKLGATHALEIPFVFDNLDRAGVGAFLGEGPQPQHVADAMHAAWVSFIRNGDPNHEGIPNWPAYDAAARSTLVFGDESELHSDPFAAERRCWHGLR, encoded by the coding sequence ATGACGACGATCGCGCGAACCGCCCAGGGCCGAGTTGAAGGCCGCCAGAAGAACGACGTGTTGCTATTTGCCGGAATTCCCTACGCGGCCCCTCCGGTTGGACCGTTGCGTTTCCGTGCGGCTCAGTCCCACGAACCGTGGAGTGAAACGCGACCGTCCAAGCGTTTTGGCCCGGCTTCGCCGCAGAATCCCGGTACTGGCTTGACCGGCGTCGCCAACACCCGTTGGGACGAGGACTGCCTCACGTTGAACATCAGTACTCCCGCACTCGACGACGCGCGACGACCGGTACTGGTCTGGATCCACGGCGGCGGCTACCGCACCGGGCAGGGAGCCATCCCCTGGTACGACGGTTCGAAGTTTGCTCGAAACAGTGACATCGTGGTGATCAGCATCAACTACCGACTCGGGGCATTGGGATTCGCTCATCTGGCGCGTTTTGGTGACGAGTTTGCTTCTTCGGGAGCGAACGGAACTCTCGATCAGATCTTTGCGCTCGAATGGGTGCGCGACAATATCGCAAGCTTCGGCGGAGATCCGGAGAATGTGACGATTGCGGGCGAGTCTGCCGGTGGTTTCAGTATTGGCACTCTACTCGGCAATCAGCGTGCGACCGGACTGTTCAAGCGAGCCATCGCCCAGAGCGGTGCAGCCCATCACACATTGCCGGTCTCGGCCTCGGAGAAGGTGACCGATCTATTCTGTGATCTGCTTTCGATTCGCTCCGCTGCGGATCTGAAGCGATTGACGGTGCCCGAGATTCTCGATGCGCAGGCGAAAATCGACAAGGAGATGAACGAAGGGATCGGTCGGACTAACGCCCTGGGGGTCGCAGTAGCGCCGCTGTATCCGACAGTCGATGGGCGCGTGATCGACCGGGATCCGCTCGAAGCCATCCGCTCTGGCCTGAACTCGGAAGTTCCGGTGCTGATCGGAACGAATTCCGATGAAGCCACTCTGTTCGGGTTTGGAGAACTCGACGAAACGAAGCTCTCGCGGATGGTTGCCGGACTGGGCGGGAGCGATGAACTGCTCGATGCCTACCGTCAGTCTCGTCCCGGTGCGAGTGGCGGTGAACTCGCGGTCGCGGTTTCCAGCGATCATATGTTCCGCATTCCGGCAATCCGGCTGGCGGAAGCGCGATTCCCCCAGAGCTCGACCACCCATATGTACCTCTTCGACTGGAAATCGCGCGGTTTCGGAGGCAAGCTCGGCGCCACCCATGCACTCGAGATCCCATTCGTCTTCGACAATCTGGACCGCGCCGGAGTCGGAGCGTTTCTGGGCGAAGGACCCCAACCACAACACGTCGCCGACGCCATGCACGCGGCCTGGGTTTCCTTCATACGAAACGGAGATCCAAATCACGAGGGAATTCCGAACTGGCCAGCCTACGATGCGGCGGCGCGCAGTACCCTGGTATTCGGAGATGAATCGGAGCTTCACTCCGACCCGTTCGCAGCCGAGCGACGCTGCTGGCACGGCCTGCGATAG